The sequence below is a genomic window from Azospirillaceae bacterium.
GTAAGGTCCGTAGCGGCCGATGCCGACCAGGATCGGCTCGCCCGATTCCGGATGCGTTGCCACGGGGCGGGGGAGGGAGAGCAGCTTCAGGGCCTTGTCCAGGTCGACCAGGGCCGGGGACATGCCCTTGGGCAGGGAGGAGCGCTTGGGCTTCTCGCCCTCGCCGAGCTGGACGAAGGGGCCGAAACGGCCGTCGCGCAGGGTGACCTCGAGGCCGGTCTCGGGATCGGTGCCCAGAACCTTCACGCCCGGCTGGCCGCCGTTCTCCGACGCACCGTCGCCGTCGCCCTCGACGCCCGAGGCGGCGAGCTGGCGGGTGTACTTGCACTCGGGATAGTTCGAGCAGCCGATGAAGGAGCCGAACTTGCCGAGCTTCAGCGAGAGCTGGCCGGTGCCGCAATTCGGGCAGGTGCGCGGGTTCGAGCCGTCGCCCCGGTCCGGGAAGATGTGCGGGCCGAGCAGCTCGTTGAGGGCGTCGAGCACCTCCGTGGTGCGCAGCTCTTTCGTCTCGCCGATGGCGGCCGAGAAGTCGCGCCAGAAGTCGCGCAGGACCTGCTTCCAGTCGATCTCGGAATTCGAGATGCGGTCGAGCTGCTCCTCCAGATCCGCCGTGAAGTCGTATTCCACGTAGCGGCGGAAGAAGCTCTCCAGGAAGGCCGTGACGATGCGGCCCTTGTCCTCGGGGACGAGCCGCTTCTTCTCGATGCGCACGTATTCCCGGTCGCGCAGGGTCTGCAGCACGGCGGCATAGGTCGAGGGGCGGCCGATGCCGAGCTCCTCCATGCGCTTCACAAGGGAGGCCTCCGAATAGCGCGGCGGCGGCTCGGTGAAATGCTGGGTCGCGTTGATGCGGCGTCGCTCCAGCGGATCGCCCGCTTTCATGGGCGGCAGGCGGCCCTCGTCCTCGTCCGCCTCGTCGTCCTTGCTCTCGTTGTAGAGGGTCAGGAAGCCGTCGAACTTGATCACCTGGCCGGTGGCGCGAAGATCGAGCTTGCGCGGGCCAACCTGGGCCGTGATGTCGGCGGTGGTGCGCTCCAGCTCCGCCGATTCCATCTGGCTCGCGATCGTGCGGGTCCAGATGAGCTCGTAGAGCCGGGCCTGCTCGGGCTCCAGGTACTTGGCCACGTATTTCGGCAGCCGGCTCATGTCCGTCGGGCGGATGGCCTCGTGGGCCTCCTGGGCATTCTTGGCCTTGGTGGTGTACCGGCGCGGCACGCCCGGCACGTAGCGGTCGCCGTATTCCTTGCCGATCACCCGGCGGGCGGCCTGCACGGCCTCCGGCGCCATGTCGACGCCGTCGGTACGCATATAGGTGATGAGACCCACCGTCTCGCCGCCGATGTCCACGCCCTCATAGAGACGCTGCGCGATGCGCATGGTCTGGGCCGGCGCCAGCCCCAGCTTGCGCGAGGCCTCCTGCTGCAGGGTCGAGGTGGTGAAGGGCGGATAGGGGTGGCGCTTGGCGGGCTTGGCCTCGATGTTCGCCACCGAGAAGGTCGCAAGCTCCAGGTCCTTCTTGAAGGCCTCCGCGTCCTTGCCGTTGCCGATGTCGAGGCGCTGGATCTTCTTGCCGTCGGCACCGACGAGGCGCGCATCGAACACGCCGCCGTCCTTGGTGGCGAGGGTGGCGATCAGGGACCAGTATTCTCGGGGCTTGAAGGTCTCGATCTCGAGCTCGCGGTCGCAGACGAGGCGAAGAGCCACCGACTGCACGCGGCCGGCCGAGCGCGCGCCGGGGAGCTTGCGCCAGAGCACCGGCGAGAGGGTGAAGCCCACGAGATAGTCCAGGGCGCGGCGGGCGAGATAGGCGTCGACCAGCGCCTGGTCGATCTGGCGCGGCTGGCGCAAAGCCGCCTGCACCGCCTCCTTGGTGATGGCGTTGAAGGTCACGCGCTCCACCGGCAGGTCCTTGAGCGCCCGCTTCTCGCGAAGCGCCTCCAGAACGTGCCAGGAGATCGCCTCGCCCTCGCGGTCCGGGTCGGTGGCCAGGATGAGCTTCTCGGCTCCCTTGATCGCCTTGGCGATGTCGGAAACCCGCTTCGAGCCCCTGTCCTCGAGCGTCCAGATCATGCGGAAATCGGCATCCGGGTCGACCGAGCCGTCCTTGGCGGGCAGATCGCGGATATGCCCGAAGGAGGCCAGGACCTCGTAATCCTTGCCGAGATATTTGTTGATCGTCTTGGCCTTGGCAGGCGACTCGACGACGAGGACTTTCATGAACGGCTTCCCAAAAGCGGCAGCGGACCGGTGCCCTGCTGCCAAGACGACAGACGGCGGCCAGAGGCTGACCGCCGCAGGGCGCGATAAGTGGTTGATGATCGCGGACAAGTCAAATCGGACTTGTCCGGATGGCTCTCATATGGCCACGAATGCCCGTTCCAGCAAGGGATTGACAGCTTGGCCGAGATCGTTGGCCCCGATCATCCGGGAGGGGGCGGCAAGGCGGGTGAGGGCATAGGCTTCGGTGATTTGGGATGGCGCGGAGCGGGCCAGCGCCGCGGTTGCGGCCAGGACGAAAAGCCTTTCGGCGATGAACCGGGCCCGCGCTTCGGCTTCGGGAGAGTGGAGGGCCATGACGAGATCCCGCGCCGCGTCGGAAGCCCCCGGAAGGTCGCGGATCTCGGCCATCAGGCCCTCCAGCACGGCAGTGGCGATCTCCGGCTCGCGGGTCTCGGCGCGGAGGATGTCGAGGGCGATCACGTTGCCCGAGCCTTCCCAGATCGCATTGACCGGGGCCTCCCGGTAGAGCCGGGGCAGGGCGCTCTCCTCCACATAGCCGTTGCCGCCGAGGCACTCCATGGCCTCGTAGAGGAGGCGCGGGGCCGCCTTGCAGATGCCGAACTTGGCTGCCGGCGTCACGAGGCGAGCGTAGGCGGCCTCACGATCCTCCGTCCCCTGAAGGTCGAAGCTGTGGGCGGCCCGCAGGGCCAGCGCCGTCATGGCCTCGCTTTCGAGGGCGAGGTCCGCCAGCACCATCCGCATGGCCGGCTGGTCGATGAGCTTCTTCTGGAACACGCCGCGGTGCCGGGCGTGGTGCAGGCCGAGCGCCAGCCCCATCCGCACGAGGCCGGCCGAGGCGACGGCGCAGTCGAGGCGGGTCAGCTGCACCATCTCGATGATGGTGCGCACCCCCCGCCCTTCCTCCCCGATTCGCCAGCCGAAGGCCTCATGGAACTCGACCTCGGACGAGGCATTCGAGCGGTTGCCGAGCTTGTCCTTCAGCCGCTGCAGGCGCAGGGCGTTGAGGGAGCCGTCGGGCCGGAAGCGCGGAACGAGGAAGCAGGTGAGCCCGCCTGGCGCCTGGGCCAACACCAGGAAGGCGTCGCACATGGGCGCCGACATGAACCACTTGTGCCCGGTCAGGGCATATTCGTCCCCGGCCTTCCGGTCGGCCCGGGTGGTGTTCGCCCGGACGTCCGTGCCGCCCTGCTTCTCGGTCATTCCCATGCCGAGGGTGACCGCCGTTTTCTCCCAGAAGGGGATGAAGCGGGAATCGTAGGCGCGCGAGCGGATCTTCGGCAGCCAGTCGGCGAGCCGGGTCGGGGAGGCGACCAGCGCCGCCACCGAGGCATGGGTCATGGTGATCGGGCAGACATGACCGCTCTCGACGCCCGCTGCCGCGTAGATCCGCGCCGCCCGCGCCACATGGGCATGGCCTGACCCCGGCTCGTCCCATGTCGAGGCGTGGAGGCCGTCCCCCATGCTCGCCCGCATGAGCGCATGATAGGCCGGGTGGAACTCGACCGCATCGATCCGGTAGCCCCGCGCGTCATGGGTGCGCAGTCTTGGCGGATTCTCGTTGGCGAGCCGCCCGAGATCGATCCGCTCCGCCGAGCCCCAGGCAGCTCCAAAGGCGATGAGGCCCTCCGCCTCCGGATCGACGCCGTTCGCTTTGAGGGCATCGAGCAGGGGCGGGTTGCTCGCGACGAGGTTCACATCGCCGAAGGGCGGCGTCTGGTTGAAGACCTCGTGGGTGTCATGGGGCGCAGGCATGACCGGAATCCTTGAGGGCAAAGCTCTCTTTCTATTGTAGGGCGCCTTGAGGCGGGCCACACGATTCCCTCCCCGCAAGGGCGAGGGAAGAAAGCCAGCGAGAGCTTGCCGCCGTTTCCGGGAGCGCCTATAGCCATCGCTTTAAGATGAGCGACGCCCCACGATCCATTTTCCCCCACCGGCATCTCCTCGGCATCGAGGGGCTGTCTCCCTTGGACATTCAGGCATTGCTCGACCTCGCCGACGAACAGGTCGAGGTGAGCCGTCAGGTCGAGAAGCGGAAGACGACCCTGAGGGGACGGACCCAGATCAACCTCTTCTTCGAGGCCTCGACCCGCACGCAATCTTCCTTCGAGATCGCCGGCAAGCGGCTCGGCGCCGACGTGATGAACATGTCCGTCGCCTCCTCCTCCGTGAAGAAGGGCGAGACCCTGATCGACACGGCCGTGACGCTGAACGCCATGCGGCCCGACATCATCGTCGTGCGCCATCACGCGGCGGGCGCGGTGCATTTGCTCGCCCAAAAGGTCGACTGCTCGGTGGTCAATGCTGGCGACGGCGCGCACGAGCATCCGACCCAGGCGCTTCTGGACGCGCTCACCATCCGCCGCAACAAGGGCCGCATCGCGGGCCTGACCGTCGCGATCTGCGGCGACATCCTGCATTCCCGGGTGGCGCGCTCCAACATGATCCTGCTCGCCGCCATGGGCGCGCGGGTGAGGCTCGTCGCGCCCTCGACCCTGCTGCCGCCGGGGATCGCGCGGCTGGGCTTCGAGACCTTCACCAGCATGAAGGAAGGCCTGAAGGACGCCGACATCGTCATGATGCTGCGCCTCCAGCGCGAGCGCATGAACGGC
It includes:
- the topA gene encoding type I DNA topoisomerase: MKVLVVESPAKAKTINKYLGKDYEVLASFGHIRDLPAKDGSVDPDADFRMIWTLEDRGSKRVSDIAKAIKGAEKLILATDPDREGEAISWHVLEALREKRALKDLPVERVTFNAITKEAVQAALRQPRQIDQALVDAYLARRALDYLVGFTLSPVLWRKLPGARSAGRVQSVALRLVCDRELEIETFKPREYWSLIATLATKDGGVFDARLVGADGKKIQRLDIGNGKDAEAFKKDLELATFSVANIEAKPAKRHPYPPFTTSTLQQEASRKLGLAPAQTMRIAQRLYEGVDIGGETVGLITYMRTDGVDMAPEAVQAARRVIGKEYGDRYVPGVPRRYTTKAKNAQEAHEAIRPTDMSRLPKYVAKYLEPEQARLYELIWTRTIASQMESAELERTTADITAQVGPRKLDLRATGQVIKFDGFLTLYNESKDDEADEDEGRLPPMKAGDPLERRRINATQHFTEPPPRYSEASLVKRMEELGIGRPSTYAAVLQTLRDREYVRIEKKRLVPEDKGRIVTAFLESFFRRYVEYDFTADLEEQLDRISNSEIDWKQVLRDFWRDFSAAIGETKELRTTEVLDALNELLGPHIFPDRGDGSNPRTCPNCGTGQLSLKLGKFGSFIGCSNYPECKYTRQLAASGVEGDGDGASENGGQPGVKVLGTDPETGLEVTLRDGRFGPFVQLGEGEKPKRSSLPKGMSPALVDLDKALKLLSLPRPVATHPESGEPILVGIGRYGPYVQHGKTYANLGAGDDVLEIGANRAIDLIVTKESGGGGRRGAADPGRPLGSDPQSGKTIVVKAGRFGPYVTDGETNATLPRTLAPEAVTLDEAVGLLNARRAAGPAKKPARGRKAPAKKAAAKAPAAKKTATKTAAKKTAVKKTATKKPAAKKTASKAASAKKTATAG
- a CDS encoding isovaleryl-CoA dehydrogenase; the protein is MPAPHDTHEVFNQTPPFGDVNLVASNPPLLDALKANGVDPEAEGLIAFGAAWGSAERIDLGRLANENPPRLRTHDARGYRIDAVEFHPAYHALMRASMGDGLHASTWDEPGSGHAHVARAARIYAAAGVESGHVCPITMTHASVAALVASPTRLADWLPKIRSRAYDSRFIPFWEKTAVTLGMGMTEKQGGTDVRANTTRADRKAGDEYALTGHKWFMSAPMCDAFLVLAQAPGGLTCFLVPRFRPDGSLNALRLQRLKDKLGNRSNASSEVEFHEAFGWRIGEEGRGVRTIIEMVQLTRLDCAVASAGLVRMGLALGLHHARHRGVFQKKLIDQPAMRMVLADLALESEAMTALALRAAHSFDLQGTEDREAAYARLVTPAAKFGICKAAPRLLYEAMECLGGNGYVEESALPRLYREAPVNAIWEGSGNVIALDILRAETREPEIATAVLEGLMAEIRDLPGASDAARDLVMALHSPEAEARARFIAERLFVLAATAALARSAPSQITEAYALTRLAAPSRMIGANDLGQAVNPLLERAFVAI
- a CDS encoding aspartate carbamoyltransferase catalytic subunit; this translates as MSDAPRSIFPHRHLLGIEGLSPLDIQALLDLADEQVEVSRQVEKRKTTLRGRTQINLFFEASTRTQSSFEIAGKRLGADVMNMSVASSSVKKGETLIDTAVTLNAMRPDIIVVRHHAAGAVHLLAQKVDCSVVNAGDGAHEHPTQALLDALTIRRNKGRIAGLTVAICGDILHSRVARSNMILLAAMGARVRLVAPSTLLPPGIARLGFETFTSMKEGLKDADIVMMLRLQRERMNGSFVPSVKEYFRFYGLDQEKLSYAKPDALVMHPGPMNRGVEISSDVADCAQSLIREQVEMGVAVRMAVLEALASHLPNR